A section of the Oreochromis aureus strain Israel breed Guangdong linkage group 22, ZZ_aureus, whole genome shotgun sequence genome encodes:
- the LOC116319447 gene encoding histone-lysine N-methyltransferase SETDB1-B-like isoform X2, with protein sequence MNSPAAPILICSGNQRMIPVIPIFRFRTIIRNLTRTPAVTQGNPPTAVLHETTNIRPNLPQDEVKVDMMVLARKKHMKWQRGKIVEIITKEDGRLKYKVSFEEKGKILVSGRHIAFDTTPKVEHLFVGTRVVVQCQDNKFRFRSGVLAELPSRKNHFRFLVFMDDHTPVYVGLPFFHLACRPLENMLDDIPGGLHKHFMEQYMKDWPYPHLTKYSVGQSLNAEYLGEQQRCEVQVIDCSLIQVVFQRCFSGCGTGFQEGLKL encoded by the exons ATGAATTCTCCAGCAGCTCCGATTCTGATATGCAGTGGCAACCAGAGGATGATTCCAGTGATTCCGATTTTTCGGTTTCGAACAATAATCAGAAATCTGACAAGAACACCAGCGGTGACACAAGGAAACCCTCCAACAGCAGTG CTTCATGAAACTACGAACATCCGTCCTAACTTACCGCAGGATGAAGTGAAAGTGGACATGATGGTCTTGGCCaggaagaaacacatgaagtgGCAGCGCGGGAAAATAGTGGAGATAATTACAAAGG AAGATGGACGGTTAAAGTACAAAGTTAGCTTTGAAGAAAAGGGGAAGATTCTAGTATCCGGTCGCCACATTGCCTTTGACACCACACCGAAGGTAGAGCACCTTTTTGTCGGCACGCGGGTTGTCGTTCAGTGCCAGGATAACAAGTTCCGGTTCCGGTCTGGTGTTTTAGCCGAGCTCCCCAGCAGAAAGAACCACTTCAG GTTCTTGGTCTTTATGGATGATCACACGCCGGTCTATGTCGGCTTACCTTTTTTTCACCTGGCTTGCAGACCGT TGGAAAACATGTTAGATGACATTCCCGGCGGCCTTCATAAGCATTTCATGGAACAGTACATGAAGGACTGGCCGTACCCTCATTTGACCAAATACAGCGTTGGACAGAGCCTCAATGCAGAATACCTTGGAGAGCAGCAGAGGTGTGAGGTGCAGGTGATCGACTGCAGCTTGATACAGGTTGTCTTTCAG AGGTGCTTCTCAGGTTGTGGCACAGGATTTCAGGAAGGTTTGAAATTATAA
- the clk2a gene encoding dual specificity protein kinase CLK2 isoform X2, with product MQRLTSLTMPHTRRYSSSERDSRASYQDRYRDRDRGRRHRHRRTPSYSSSSDRERDRDRRGRGHRQEGSYVRSRSRSYDNRSVEQRPFDRRYCEGYRRFDQSRERDRDREPHGAAESYYPRDFSPNMYDYRRGREREREREESYRRKGSRRKHKRRRRRTRSYSASSSRSNSRTRALSVRDDEEGHLICRSGDVLQERYEIVSTLGEGTFGRVMQCIDHRRGGAHVALKIIKNVEKYKEAARLEINVLEKINEKDPDNKFLCVQMYDWFDYHGHMCISFELLALSTFDFLKENNYLPYSIGQVRHMAYQICLAVKFLHDNKLTHTDLKPENILFVNSDFTMSYNVEKKREERTVKSTAVRVVDFGSATFDHEHHSTIVSTRHYRAPEVILELGWSHPCDVWSIGCILFEYYLGFTLFQTHDNREHLAMMERILGPVPSRMIRKTRKQKYFYRGRLDWDESSSAGKYVRENCKPLRRYLLSEAEEHHQLFDLIESMLEYEPSKRLALADSLKHPFFENLGISEAAGTKTWEGNRDISR from the exons ATGCAGAGATTAACGAGCTTAACG atgcctCATACAAGACGATACTCGTCCTCGGAAAGAGACAGTCGAGCCAGCTACCAGGATCGTTACAGAGACCGAGACAGAGGGCGACGACATCGACACAGAAGAACGCCGTCTTACTCCTCCagcagtgacagagagagagaccgaGACAGGAGGGGACgtggacacagacaggaaggaaGCTATGTACGGTCACGGAG TCGCAGCTATGACAATCGCTCAGTGGAACAACGACCGTTTGACAGAAGATACTGCGAGGGATACAGACGGTTTGATCAGAGCAGAGAACGCGACAGAGACAGGGAGCCACACGGAGCAGCCGAGAGTTACTATCCACGTGACTTCTCGCCGAACATGTACGACTACAGACGGGGCCGCGAGAGGGAGCGTGAACGAGAAGAGTCGTACCGGCGGAAAGGCAGCAGGCGTAAGCACAAACGAAGGCGGCGTAGAACCAGGTCCTATAGCGCATCCTCCTCG CGGAGCAACAGCCGGACGCGTGCACTGAGTGTGAGGGACGACGAGGAAGGGCACCTGATCTGTCGGAGTGGGGACGTCCTGCAAGAGAGAT ATGAGATTGTCAGCACTTTGGGGGAAGGCACCTTTGGCAGGGTGATGCAGTGCATTGACCATCGCAG GGGAGGAGCCCACGTTGCTCTGAAAATTATCAAGAATGTGGAGAAATACAAGGAAGCAGCTCGCTTGGAGATCAATGTACTGGAGAAGATCAATGAAAAGGATCCCGATAACAAATT TTTATGTGTACAGATGTATGACTGGTTTGACTACCACGGTCACATGTGCATCTCCTTTGAGCTGCTAGCTCTGAGCACCTTTGACTTTCTGAAGGAAAACAACTACCTGCCCTACTCAATTGGTCAGGTCAGACACATGGCCTACCAAATCTGTCTTGCTGTGAAAT TTCTCCATGACAATAAGCTGACACATACAGACCTCAAGCCTGAGAACATCCTGTTTGTCAACTCAGACTTCACCATGTCCTACAACGTAGAGAAG AAACGAGAGGAGCGGACTGTTAAGAGCACGGCAGTACGCGTGGTGGACTTTGGCAGTGCCACATTTGACCACGAGCACCACAGCACCATTGTGTCCACGCGGCATTACCGTGCCCCTGAGGTCATATTAG AGCTGGGCTGGAGTCATCCCTGCGATGTGTGGAGCATTGGCTGTATCCTGTTTGAGTACTACTTGGGCTTCACTTTGTTTCAG ACTCATGACAACAGGGAACATTTGGCTATGATGGAAAGAATCCTGGGACCAGTGCCCTCCAGGATGATTCGTAAGACTCG GAAGCAGAAATACTTCTATCGTGGTCGTCTTGATTGGGATGAGAGCTCCTCAGCGGGAAAATATGTTAGAGAAAACTGCAAACCCTTACGG CGGTATCTGCTGTCCGAGGCGGAAGAGCACCACCAGCTGTTTGACCTCATCGAAAGCATGTTGGAGTATGAGCCCTCCAAGAGGCTTGCACTGGCTGACTCTCTAAAGCACCCTTTCTTTGAGAACTTAGGGATCAGTGAGGCTGCAGGCACCAAGACCTGGGAGGGCAACCGCGACATCAGCCGGTGA
- the LOC116319439 gene encoding histone-lysine N-methyltransferase SETDB1-B-like isoform X1 gives MDGDQTEMSREECWIIEEAKKTQRVSPDLLEKCNRLQSLLKRREEQAAGLLRLCESVAACEETVKNLYSLLEWEYSDTDLDDDNNQTSCGQASPLSCESVPSETQVHRPLASDGSVSFSSKPKDSEKQERVLRKKHPLTLKSPVVVLTRMTGSQMTSSLSPPSPQSHLSEDESLGTDGSDMQWEPSGDSSDTDFSFSSTRSNKRKKMTKTNGKHTKNGTTHQERRNPIANRSRAKTSTLTTNAESSAKSSPVKTLTQQAGTVTDAKGKTAKSPQAGTNTSAESKATKTSTKPASTSEVTPVTTVSAASQSSATKTPAAVPQREISVNMKVLARKRALSWHPGTIVEIITKEDGRVKYKVNFKEKGRSLVSGHHIAFEHMPKVNELFVGARVVVQSKDDQFVPGFMAEVPCRKNRMRFLIFTDDHTPVYAGLRAMHMVCKPLENPLDDILDEKHKLFMQNYIKKWPYPPMTQYHVGQTVNVERNGFLQRSKVLEIDCSLMEVVFLDDDLKEWIHRGSNRLEQMITVNENLNKT, from the exons ATGGATGGAGATCAGACTGAGATGAGCAGAGAGGAGTGCTGGATAATAGAAGAGGCTAAGAAGACCCAACGGGTCTCCCCGGATTTACTGGAGAAATGCAATCGGCTGCAGTCTCTGCTGAAAAGGAGAGAGGAACAGGCCGCGGGCCTCCTGAGACTTTGCGA GTCTGTGGCTGCATGTGAGGAAACTGTCAAGAACCTTTACTCATTGTTGGAGTGGGAGTACAGTGACACAGATTTGGACGATGACAATAACCAAACAAGCTGTG gACAAGCATCACCGCTGTCATGCGAATCTGTTCCCTCAGAAACTCAAGTCCACAGACCTCTGGCTTCTGATGGCTCGGTTTCTTTTTCATCTAAGCCAAAAGACAGCGAAAAACAAGAAAGAGTTCTGAGAAAAAAACACCCTCTCACTTTGAAGAGCCCAGTAGTGGTCCTGACCAGAATGACTGGATCTCAAATGACCAGCTCTCTATCTCCTCCATCGCCTCAGAGTCACCTGAGTGAAGATGAGTCTTTAGGCACTGATGGGTCTGACATGCAGTGGGAACCCAGCGGAGACTCGAGTGAtactgacttttctttttcaagtacACGTTcaaacaagaggaaaaaaatgaccaaaacGAATGGAAAACACACTAAGAATGGCACAACACATCAGGAGAGAAGAAACCCCATCGCTaacagaagcagagcaaagacATCGACTCTGACAACAAACGCAGAAAGCAGCGCCAAAAGCAGCCCAGTGAAAACATTGACGCAGCAAGCGGGTACAGTTACTGATGCAAAAGGCAAAACGGCAAAGTCACCACAAGCCGGCACAAACACGAGTGCTGAGAGCAAGGCAACGAAAACATCGACAAAACCAGCAAGCACTTCAG AAGTAACTCCTGTAACCACTGTATCAGCTGCTTCCCAGTCCTCAGCCACAAAGACCCCTGCTGCGGTGCCACAAAGGGAGATCAGTGTGAACATGAAGGTCCTGGCCAGAAAGAGGGCTTTGAGCTGGCATCCAGGGACAATTGTTGAAATAATAACAAAGg AAGATGGTAGGGTGAAATACAAGGTCAACTTTAAGGAGAAGGGGAGGAGCCTAGTGTCTGGTCACCACATTGCCTTTGAACACATGCCAAAGGTGAATGAGTTGTTTGTCGGTGCGCGTGTGGTGGTCCAGAGCAAAGACGACCAGTTCGTGCCTGGTTTCATGGCAGAGGTCCCCTGCAGAAAAAACCGCATGAG GTTCCTGATTTTTACTGATGATCACACTCCAGTGTATGCTGGCTTACGTGCAATGCACATGGTTTGCAAACCGC TGGAGAACCCTTTGGATGATATCCTAGATGAAAAGCACAAGCTTTTCATGCAGAATTATATAAAGAAGTGGCCTTATCCACCCATGACGCAGTACCACGTCGGACAGACTGTAAACGTGGAACGTAACGGATTCCTGCAGAGGAGTAAAGTACTGGAGATTGACTGCAGTTTGATggaagttgtttttttg GATGATGATCTTAAGGAGTGGATCCACCGAGGCTCCAATCGCTTGGAACAAATGATTACTGTGAATGAGAATTTAAATAAGACTTAA
- the LOC116319447 gene encoding histone-lysine N-methyltransferase SETDB1-B-like isoform X1: protein MNSPAAPILICSGNQRMIPVIPIFRFRTIIRNLTRTPAVTQGNPPTAVLHETTNIRPNLPQDEVKVDMMVLARKKHMKWQRGKIVEIITKEDGRLKYKVSFEEKGKILVSGRHIAFDTTPKVEHLFVGTRVVVQCQDNKFRFRSGVLAELPSRKNHFRFLVFMDDHTPVYVGLPFFHLACRPLENMLDDIPGGLHKHFMEQYMKDWPYPHLTKYSVGQSLNAEYLGEQQRCEVQVIDCSLIQVVFQADHHREWIYRGSTRLEHAQARFLELSVRTEAMNESDSD, encoded by the exons ATGAATTCTCCAGCAGCTCCGATTCTGATATGCAGTGGCAACCAGAGGATGATTCCAGTGATTCCGATTTTTCGGTTTCGAACAATAATCAGAAATCTGACAAGAACACCAGCGGTGACACAAGGAAACCCTCCAACAGCAGTG CTTCATGAAACTACGAACATCCGTCCTAACTTACCGCAGGATGAAGTGAAAGTGGACATGATGGTCTTGGCCaggaagaaacacatgaagtgGCAGCGCGGGAAAATAGTGGAGATAATTACAAAGG AAGATGGACGGTTAAAGTACAAAGTTAGCTTTGAAGAAAAGGGGAAGATTCTAGTATCCGGTCGCCACATTGCCTTTGACACCACACCGAAGGTAGAGCACCTTTTTGTCGGCACGCGGGTTGTCGTTCAGTGCCAGGATAACAAGTTCCGGTTCCGGTCTGGTGTTTTAGCCGAGCTCCCCAGCAGAAAGAACCACTTCAG GTTCTTGGTCTTTATGGATGATCACACGCCGGTCTATGTCGGCTTACCTTTTTTTCACCTGGCTTGCAGACCGT TGGAAAACATGTTAGATGACATTCCCGGCGGCCTTCATAAGCATTTCATGGAACAGTACATGAAGGACTGGCCGTACCCTCATTTGACCAAATACAGCGTTGGACAGAGCCTCAATGCAGAATACCTTGGAGAGCAGCAGAGGTGTGAGGTGCAGGTGATCGACTGCAGCTTGATACAGGTTGTCTTTCAG GCTGACCATCACAGAGAGTGGATCTACAGAGGCTCCACACGCCTGGAACACGCACAAGCTAGGTTTTTGGAACTGAGCGTGAGGACAGAGGCCATGAATGAGTCTGACTCTGACTAA
- the clk2a gene encoding dual specificity protein kinase CLK2 isoform X1, translating to MQRLTSLTMPHTRRYSSSERDSRASYQDRYRDRDRGRRHRHRRTPSYSSSSDRERDRDRRGRGHRQEGSYVRSRSRSYDNRSVEQRPFDRRYCEGYRRFDQSRERDRDREPHGAAESYYPRDFSPNMYDYRRGREREREREESYRRKGSRRKHKRRRRRTRSYSASSSRSNSRTRALSVRDDEEGHLICRSGDVLQERYEIVSTLGEGTFGRVMQCIDHRRGGAHVALKIIKNVEKYKEAARLEINVLEKINEKDPDNKFLCVQMYDWFDYHGHMCISFELLALSTFDFLKENNYLPYSIGQVRHMAYQICLAVKFLHDNKLTHTDLKPENILFVNSDFTMSYNVEKKREERTVKSTAVRVVDFGSATFDHEHHSTIVSTRHYRAPEVILELGWSHPCDVWSIGCILFEYYLGFTLFQTHDNREHLAMMERILGPVPSRMIRKTRKQKYFYRGRLDWDESSSAGKYVRENCKPLRVSERYLLSEAEEHHQLFDLIESMLEYEPSKRLALADSLKHPFFENLGISEAAGTKTWEGNRDISR from the exons ATGCAGAGATTAACGAGCTTAACG atgcctCATACAAGACGATACTCGTCCTCGGAAAGAGACAGTCGAGCCAGCTACCAGGATCGTTACAGAGACCGAGACAGAGGGCGACGACATCGACACAGAAGAACGCCGTCTTACTCCTCCagcagtgacagagagagagaccgaGACAGGAGGGGACgtggacacagacaggaaggaaGCTATGTACGGTCACGGAG TCGCAGCTATGACAATCGCTCAGTGGAACAACGACCGTTTGACAGAAGATACTGCGAGGGATACAGACGGTTTGATCAGAGCAGAGAACGCGACAGAGACAGGGAGCCACACGGAGCAGCCGAGAGTTACTATCCACGTGACTTCTCGCCGAACATGTACGACTACAGACGGGGCCGCGAGAGGGAGCGTGAACGAGAAGAGTCGTACCGGCGGAAAGGCAGCAGGCGTAAGCACAAACGAAGGCGGCGTAGAACCAGGTCCTATAGCGCATCCTCCTCG CGGAGCAACAGCCGGACGCGTGCACTGAGTGTGAGGGACGACGAGGAAGGGCACCTGATCTGTCGGAGTGGGGACGTCCTGCAAGAGAGAT ATGAGATTGTCAGCACTTTGGGGGAAGGCACCTTTGGCAGGGTGATGCAGTGCATTGACCATCGCAG GGGAGGAGCCCACGTTGCTCTGAAAATTATCAAGAATGTGGAGAAATACAAGGAAGCAGCTCGCTTGGAGATCAATGTACTGGAGAAGATCAATGAAAAGGATCCCGATAACAAATT TTTATGTGTACAGATGTATGACTGGTTTGACTACCACGGTCACATGTGCATCTCCTTTGAGCTGCTAGCTCTGAGCACCTTTGACTTTCTGAAGGAAAACAACTACCTGCCCTACTCAATTGGTCAGGTCAGACACATGGCCTACCAAATCTGTCTTGCTGTGAAAT TTCTCCATGACAATAAGCTGACACATACAGACCTCAAGCCTGAGAACATCCTGTTTGTCAACTCAGACTTCACCATGTCCTACAACGTAGAGAAG AAACGAGAGGAGCGGACTGTTAAGAGCACGGCAGTACGCGTGGTGGACTTTGGCAGTGCCACATTTGACCACGAGCACCACAGCACCATTGTGTCCACGCGGCATTACCGTGCCCCTGAGGTCATATTAG AGCTGGGCTGGAGTCATCCCTGCGATGTGTGGAGCATTGGCTGTATCCTGTTTGAGTACTACTTGGGCTTCACTTTGTTTCAG ACTCATGACAACAGGGAACATTTGGCTATGATGGAAAGAATCCTGGGACCAGTGCCCTCCAGGATGATTCGTAAGACTCG GAAGCAGAAATACTTCTATCGTGGTCGTCTTGATTGGGATGAGAGCTCCTCAGCGGGAAAATATGTTAGAGAAAACTGCAAACCCTTACGGGTAAGTGAA CGGTATCTGCTGTCCGAGGCGGAAGAGCACCACCAGCTGTTTGACCTCATCGAAAGCATGTTGGAGTATGAGCCCTCCAAGAGGCTTGCACTGGCTGACTCTCTAAAGCACCCTTTCTTTGAGAACTTAGGGATCAGTGAGGCTGCAGGCACCAAGACCTGGGAGGGCAACCGCGACATCAGCCGGTGA
- the clk2a gene encoding dual specificity protein kinase CLK2 isoform X3: protein MPHTRRYSSSERDSRASYQDRYRDRDRGRRHRHRRTPSYSSSSDRERDRDRRGRGHRQEGSYVRSRSRSYDNRSVEQRPFDRRYCEGYRRFDQSRERDRDREPHGAAESYYPRDFSPNMYDYRRGREREREREESYRRKGSRRKHKRRRRRTRSYSASSSRSNSRTRALSVRDDEEGHLICRSGDVLQERYEIVSTLGEGTFGRVMQCIDHRRGGAHVALKIIKNVEKYKEAARLEINVLEKINEKDPDNKFLCVQMYDWFDYHGHMCISFELLALSTFDFLKENNYLPYSIGQVRHMAYQICLAVKFLHDNKLTHTDLKPENILFVNSDFTMSYNVEKKREERTVKSTAVRVVDFGSATFDHEHHSTIVSTRHYRAPEVILELGWSHPCDVWSIGCILFEYYLGFTLFQTHDNREHLAMMERILGPVPSRMIRKTRKQKYFYRGRLDWDESSSAGKYVRENCKPLRVSERYLLSEAEEHHQLFDLIESMLEYEPSKRLALADSLKHPFFENLGISEAAGTKTWEGNRDISR, encoded by the exons atgcctCATACAAGACGATACTCGTCCTCGGAAAGAGACAGTCGAGCCAGCTACCAGGATCGTTACAGAGACCGAGACAGAGGGCGACGACATCGACACAGAAGAACGCCGTCTTACTCCTCCagcagtgacagagagagagaccgaGACAGGAGGGGACgtggacacagacaggaaggaaGCTATGTACGGTCACGGAG TCGCAGCTATGACAATCGCTCAGTGGAACAACGACCGTTTGACAGAAGATACTGCGAGGGATACAGACGGTTTGATCAGAGCAGAGAACGCGACAGAGACAGGGAGCCACACGGAGCAGCCGAGAGTTACTATCCACGTGACTTCTCGCCGAACATGTACGACTACAGACGGGGCCGCGAGAGGGAGCGTGAACGAGAAGAGTCGTACCGGCGGAAAGGCAGCAGGCGTAAGCACAAACGAAGGCGGCGTAGAACCAGGTCCTATAGCGCATCCTCCTCG CGGAGCAACAGCCGGACGCGTGCACTGAGTGTGAGGGACGACGAGGAAGGGCACCTGATCTGTCGGAGTGGGGACGTCCTGCAAGAGAGAT ATGAGATTGTCAGCACTTTGGGGGAAGGCACCTTTGGCAGGGTGATGCAGTGCATTGACCATCGCAG GGGAGGAGCCCACGTTGCTCTGAAAATTATCAAGAATGTGGAGAAATACAAGGAAGCAGCTCGCTTGGAGATCAATGTACTGGAGAAGATCAATGAAAAGGATCCCGATAACAAATT TTTATGTGTACAGATGTATGACTGGTTTGACTACCACGGTCACATGTGCATCTCCTTTGAGCTGCTAGCTCTGAGCACCTTTGACTTTCTGAAGGAAAACAACTACCTGCCCTACTCAATTGGTCAGGTCAGACACATGGCCTACCAAATCTGTCTTGCTGTGAAAT TTCTCCATGACAATAAGCTGACACATACAGACCTCAAGCCTGAGAACATCCTGTTTGTCAACTCAGACTTCACCATGTCCTACAACGTAGAGAAG AAACGAGAGGAGCGGACTGTTAAGAGCACGGCAGTACGCGTGGTGGACTTTGGCAGTGCCACATTTGACCACGAGCACCACAGCACCATTGTGTCCACGCGGCATTACCGTGCCCCTGAGGTCATATTAG AGCTGGGCTGGAGTCATCCCTGCGATGTGTGGAGCATTGGCTGTATCCTGTTTGAGTACTACTTGGGCTTCACTTTGTTTCAG ACTCATGACAACAGGGAACATTTGGCTATGATGGAAAGAATCCTGGGACCAGTGCCCTCCAGGATGATTCGTAAGACTCG GAAGCAGAAATACTTCTATCGTGGTCGTCTTGATTGGGATGAGAGCTCCTCAGCGGGAAAATATGTTAGAGAAAACTGCAAACCCTTACGGGTAAGTGAA CGGTATCTGCTGTCCGAGGCGGAAGAGCACCACCAGCTGTTTGACCTCATCGAAAGCATGTTGGAGTATGAGCCCTCCAAGAGGCTTGCACTGGCTGACTCTCTAAAGCACCCTTTCTTTGAGAACTTAGGGATCAGTGAGGCTGCAGGCACCAAGACCTGGGAGGGCAACCGCGACATCAGCCGGTGA
- the LOC116319439 gene encoding histone-lysine N-methyltransferase SETDB1-B-like isoform X2 produces the protein MDGDQTEMSREECWIIEEAKKTQRVSPDLLEKCNRLQSLLKRREEQAAGLLRLCESVAACEETVKNLYSLLEWEYSDTDLDDDNNQTSCGQASPLSCESVPSETQVHRPLASDGSVSFSSKPKDSEKQERVLRKKHPLTLKSPVVVLTRMTGSQMTSSLSPPSPQSHLSEDESLGTDGSDMQWEPSGDSSDTDFSFSSTRSNKRKKMTKTNGKHTKNGTTHQERRNPIANRSRAKTSTLTTNAESSAKSSPVKTLTQQAGTVTDAKGKTAKSPQAGTNTSAESKATKTSTKPASTSAASQSSATKTPAAVPQREISVNMKVLARKRALSWHPGTIVEIITKEDGRVKYKVNFKEKGRSLVSGHHIAFEHMPKVNELFVGARVVVQSKDDQFVPGFMAEVPCRKNRMRFLIFTDDHTPVYAGLRAMHMVCKPLENPLDDILDEKHKLFMQNYIKKWPYPPMTQYHVGQTVNVERNGFLQRSKVLEIDCSLMEVVFLDDDLKEWIHRGSNRLEQMITVNENLNKT, from the exons ATGGATGGAGATCAGACTGAGATGAGCAGAGAGGAGTGCTGGATAATAGAAGAGGCTAAGAAGACCCAACGGGTCTCCCCGGATTTACTGGAGAAATGCAATCGGCTGCAGTCTCTGCTGAAAAGGAGAGAGGAACAGGCCGCGGGCCTCCTGAGACTTTGCGA GTCTGTGGCTGCATGTGAGGAAACTGTCAAGAACCTTTACTCATTGTTGGAGTGGGAGTACAGTGACACAGATTTGGACGATGACAATAACCAAACAAGCTGTG gACAAGCATCACCGCTGTCATGCGAATCTGTTCCCTCAGAAACTCAAGTCCACAGACCTCTGGCTTCTGATGGCTCGGTTTCTTTTTCATCTAAGCCAAAAGACAGCGAAAAACAAGAAAGAGTTCTGAGAAAAAAACACCCTCTCACTTTGAAGAGCCCAGTAGTGGTCCTGACCAGAATGACTGGATCTCAAATGACCAGCTCTCTATCTCCTCCATCGCCTCAGAGTCACCTGAGTGAAGATGAGTCTTTAGGCACTGATGGGTCTGACATGCAGTGGGAACCCAGCGGAGACTCGAGTGAtactgacttttctttttcaagtacACGTTcaaacaagaggaaaaaaatgaccaaaacGAATGGAAAACACACTAAGAATGGCACAACACATCAGGAGAGAAGAAACCCCATCGCTaacagaagcagagcaaagacATCGACTCTGACAACAAACGCAGAAAGCAGCGCCAAAAGCAGCCCAGTGAAAACATTGACGCAGCAAGCGGGTACAGTTACTGATGCAAAAGGCAAAACGGCAAAGTCACCACAAGCCGGCACAAACACGAGTGCTGAGAGCAAGGCAACGAAAACATCGACAAAACCAGCAAGCACTTCAG CTGCTTCCCAGTCCTCAGCCACAAAGACCCCTGCTGCGGTGCCACAAAGGGAGATCAGTGTGAACATGAAGGTCCTGGCCAGAAAGAGGGCTTTGAGCTGGCATCCAGGGACAATTGTTGAAATAATAACAAAGg AAGATGGTAGGGTGAAATACAAGGTCAACTTTAAGGAGAAGGGGAGGAGCCTAGTGTCTGGTCACCACATTGCCTTTGAACACATGCCAAAGGTGAATGAGTTGTTTGTCGGTGCGCGTGTGGTGGTCCAGAGCAAAGACGACCAGTTCGTGCCTGGTTTCATGGCAGAGGTCCCCTGCAGAAAAAACCGCATGAG GTTCCTGATTTTTACTGATGATCACACTCCAGTGTATGCTGGCTTACGTGCAATGCACATGGTTTGCAAACCGC TGGAGAACCCTTTGGATGATATCCTAGATGAAAAGCACAAGCTTTTCATGCAGAATTATATAAAGAAGTGGCCTTATCCACCCATGACGCAGTACCACGTCGGACAGACTGTAAACGTGGAACGTAACGGATTCCTGCAGAGGAGTAAAGTACTGGAGATTGACTGCAGTTTGATggaagttgtttttttg GATGATGATCTTAAGGAGTGGATCCACCGAGGCTCCAATCGCTTGGAACAAATGATTACTGTGAATGAGAATTTAAATAAGACTTAA
- the LOC116319447 gene encoding histone-lysine N-methyltransferase SETDB1-B-like isoform X3: MMVLARKKHMKWQRGKIVEIITKEDGRLKYKVSFEEKGKILVSGRHIAFDTTPKVEHLFVGTRVVVQCQDNKFRFRSGVLAELPSRKNHFRFLVFMDDHTPVYVGLPFFHLACRPLENMLDDIPGGLHKHFMEQYMKDWPYPHLTKYSVGQSLNAEYLGEQQRCEVQVIDCSLIQVVFQADHHREWIYRGSTRLEHAQARFLELSVRTEAMNESDSD; this comes from the exons ATGATGGTCTTGGCCaggaagaaacacatgaagtgGCAGCGCGGGAAAATAGTGGAGATAATTACAAAGG AAGATGGACGGTTAAAGTACAAAGTTAGCTTTGAAGAAAAGGGGAAGATTCTAGTATCCGGTCGCCACATTGCCTTTGACACCACACCGAAGGTAGAGCACCTTTTTGTCGGCACGCGGGTTGTCGTTCAGTGCCAGGATAACAAGTTCCGGTTCCGGTCTGGTGTTTTAGCCGAGCTCCCCAGCAGAAAGAACCACTTCAG GTTCTTGGTCTTTATGGATGATCACACGCCGGTCTATGTCGGCTTACCTTTTTTTCACCTGGCTTGCAGACCGT TGGAAAACATGTTAGATGACATTCCCGGCGGCCTTCATAAGCATTTCATGGAACAGTACATGAAGGACTGGCCGTACCCTCATTTGACCAAATACAGCGTTGGACAGAGCCTCAATGCAGAATACCTTGGAGAGCAGCAGAGGTGTGAGGTGCAGGTGATCGACTGCAGCTTGATACAGGTTGTCTTTCAG GCTGACCATCACAGAGAGTGGATCTACAGAGGCTCCACACGCCTGGAACACGCACAAGCTAGGTTTTTGGAACTGAGCGTGAGGACAGAGGCCATGAATGAGTCTGACTCTGACTAA